The DNA segment GATTTTTAGATAGCTGGCGGAGCATCCTCAAAATGGCCTCCAAAGAATATTTGGCACAGCGGAGAGAACGGATAATTTTCAATCGTTTTATATCTTCATCTGTATAAACACGGTAGCCATTTTCTTTGCGCTTAACCGTGAGCAATCCATTCATTTCCCAATTTCTCAAGGTGTCCATTGAAATATCCAGATATTCTGATACTTCTTTCCGTTTCATAGAAAACCGATGTACATCCGTTTCCCCGGAAAGAATATCTTGAACAATTTGGATTGCCTCTTCCGCATTGTGGCGCTCGACCGAAAGCCCATCCAGATATTCCTGCGTAAGCGCAATAGCCTGCTCAAAATTTTTGCTTGCAGAGAGTTTAACCACGGATACAATTTTCTTTCTCAACCCGCTTTGGAGCACTTCAATTTGAAATGCTGTTCGGGCAAGTATAAACTGCTGAATATGAAACGTAGTAAAAATCCGATAACCATTTGTTTGTCGCTCTGGTTTTGGAATAAGCCCCAGTTTCTCATAAAGACGTACTGTATTGGGGTGAATACCGATAGCAGTAGCGATCTCAGTTGTTCTATATGTTTCCAAGCCAATCACCTCCTATTATTAACTATACCTCTAACAAAAAGTCTGGTGTTAAAGTATAGGGTTATATTATATCAGGGCATAAAAATTCACGCAAGGATGACATGAAGTTAAACAGTCAGTTGAATGAAATATGCAATCGTTCAAATACTAATACCCGAAATGTAAAATGACATTGGGTGATGTTATGAAGTTTGAACGAGACGAACGACGATTTGATTTTCACGATATAGGGCTCGCCATCAAGCGGGCGCGGGAGGCCAGCGGGATGACGCAGGAGCAACTGGCTTATATTGTTGACCGTTCTCCACGCACTATCATGTATAATGAGAATGACGGCCAGCACCCCAGCCTCAACACCTTTTATCAGATGGTGACAATGTTTGACATATCGGTGGATCAGTATTTTTATCCGTCCAAAAATAACGGGAGTGAGTGCAGAAAGCGGATTGACGCCATGCTGGGTTCCCTGGACGAAAAAGAATTGAAAATCGTGGAGGCCACCATCCAGGCGATGAAAGTGGCCAAAGAAACGGAGGATGCGTAAAGAAAGCGCGGCCTCCGTTTTTTTGCAGAGTTTTGGGGAAGCGCACAAACGGCAAGCAGGGCAAGTGTATTGACACTTGCTATTTTTGCGTTGCAAAAATGCTTGTTGGGGTGCCCCCAAACCCGCTGGCGCTTCTGGCCACACTGGCCAGAAGATACCCTTGTCAGCGGCCCCGGCGCTACCGCTCCTGGGCCTTATTTTCCCGCCCGTCCGTCAGGCCGAGTAGGTGATCCACGTTGCCCTTGACGGCCACCAGCTCCCGCATCTGCCGCTGGGCTTCCCGGTACTCGGCATAAAGGGCTTTCTTCCTCCCGGCCAGCTCCCGGCGGGATTTTTTGAGCACGTCCATTTTGGGGAGCTTCGCCCCGCCCAGGATGTCGCTCATGGAAGCCTTGGCCGCCCGGTAGGTGACAAGCTCGGCCTCATGCTCGACCAGATACTTCCCGCTGTACCGGGCCGCCTTGTAGCCGTCAAACACGGGCCGCGTCCTGGCGTAGTCCACCACGGCGGCCATGAGATCGGTGGTTCTGGAGAGCTGGGCCTCGGTGGCCTGGATTTCCCCGGCCAGCGTGTGGAACCGCTCCACCGCCCCAGCGGTCTGCGCGGCCAGCTCGTCATAGTCGGTCAGTCCATGCTCCATGAGATATTGGAGGGCGGCGGCCATCTGCTTGAGGTTGTAGACCTTGGCCCACCGCTCATAGGCTGGGCCTTTTCCCTGGCGCATTTTCTCTTGAATGTCAATCAGCAGATTGACACGGCGGAGGGCCGGACGGGGCCGCACAGGATCAGCGGCGCGAACAGGGGCCTTGCCGTCAATGACGGCCCGCACGTCCTCCGGGCCGTAACCGTCCCCCAGGGTGGAGGCCCGGAACCGGGCCGCCCGGTCATGGCCGGGGATGCGAAACGAGATCACGCCGCCCCGCCCACGCACCACCTGAACGCCCGCCGCCTCCATGCGGCAGAGAAAATCATCCAGATCGGCGGGCCGCTCCGAGAGGGCCGCATCGATGGCTTGCCGCACTTGCTCCTTTTGCGAGGGCGGGCGATCCCCGCCCAGCCACTGGCCATAATGGAGAAAGCGGCCCTTGCTGTGGAGCTTGGGATGCTCGATCACGGACAGGGCGTGTTCCAGGCATACCCGGTCGGAGAGCCGCCGCAGGGCCGCCGCCGATCTGAAAAAATCCCGGAATTTCCCGGTACAGTCCAGGGCCGTGGAATTGTAGTAAATATGGTTGTGGATGTGCTGGCGGTCTGTGTGGGTGGCAACGAAAAAGGCGTGTCTGCCCTTTGTCCAGCGCAGGGCCGTTTCATAGCCCACCCGGTTTGCCTCCTCCGGGGTGATCTCCCCCGGCTTAAAGGACTGGCGGATCTGATAGCAGAGCACATCCGCATCCCGCTTCTGCTCCCGGCCCGTGACAGCCTTGTACTTGGCCTTTGTCAGAAGAAACTCGGCGTCGGCTGTGCGGTAGTCGCACTCATAGCAGGAGATCAGCTCGCCGCCCTGGGTCTTGTCCGGGTTCTGCCCGTAGTCAAAGCGGCCTTTGAGGGACTGCGCGATGGTTTCCCCCTTGCTGATGTGGTGGGTAATCAGGCATGTTGTGGCCGTGGGTGTCCCCCCTTTCTGTAAGAAAGGCGGCGGCCCAAACAGCCGCCGCCCGCTTCTGGCCACACTGGCCAGAGGTAAGTACATTGGAAAGAAATTTTATTTAGTGGAGATAATGTCGTTTCTGCTGGACAATTTTTATACCTGGATATATAATTTTTAGTAGACAGTTTTTCTGAAAAATTACCGAAAGGTGGACTTCAAATGGCAAGGCGAGTGTTTTTTAGTTTCCATTATGATAACGACATCAACCGCTCTATGACAGTTCGAAATAGTTGGGTTACTCAAGGGAAAGAAGCGGCGGGTTTTATTGATAAGGCTGAATTTGAAAAAGTCAAGAGGCAAGGGGATCAGGCTATACGCAATTGGATTGATAAACAGCTTGAGGGCACATCTGTAACTGTT comes from the Eubacteriaceae bacterium Marseille-Q4139 genome and includes:
- a CDS encoding MerR family transcriptional regulator; the protein is METYRTTEIATAIGIHPNTVRLYEKLGLIPKPERQTNGYRIFTTFHIQQFILARTAFQIEVLQSGLRKKIVSVVKLSASKNFEQAIALTQEYLDGLSVERHNAEEAIQIVQDILSGETDVHRFSMKRKEVSEYLDISMDTLRNWEMNGLLTVKRKENGYRVYTDEDIKRLKIIRSLRCAKYSLEAILRMLRQLSKNPDVDIKAALNTPQQSEDIISVCDRLIISLAAAEYNAKKIMGMLQEMKENY
- a CDS encoding relaxase/mobilization nuclease domain-containing protein gives rise to the protein MYLPLASVARSGRRLFGPPPFLQKGGTPTATTCLITHHISKGETIAQSLKGRFDYGQNPDKTQGGELISCYECDYRTADAEFLLTKAKYKAVTGREQKRDADVLCYQIRQSFKPGEITPEEANRVGYETALRWTKGRHAFFVATHTDRQHIHNHIYYNSTALDCTGKFRDFFRSAAALRRLSDRVCLEHALSVIEHPKLHSKGRFLHYGQWLGGDRPPSQKEQVRQAIDAALSERPADLDDFLCRMEAAGVQVVRGRGGVISFRIPGHDRAARFRASTLGDGYGPEDVRAVIDGKAPVRAADPVRPRPALRRVNLLIDIQEKMRQGKGPAYERWAKVYNLKQMAAALQYLMEHGLTDYDELAAQTAGAVERFHTLAGEIQATEAQLSRTTDLMAAVVDYARTRPVFDGYKAARYSGKYLVEHEAELVTYRAAKASMSDILGGAKLPKMDVLKKSRRELAGRKKALYAEYREAQRQMRELVAVKGNVDHLLGLTDGRENKAQER
- a CDS encoding XRE family transcriptional regulator yields the protein MKFERDERRFDFHDIGLAIKRAREASGMTQEQLAYIVDRSPRTIMYNENDGQHPSLNTFYQMVTMFDISVDQYFYPSKNNGSECRKRIDAMLGSLDEKELKIVEATIQAMKVAKETEDA